A region from the Mycolicibacterium phlei genome encodes:
- a CDS encoding cytochrome P450, which produces MVTLAESIEFDPFSDEFFNDPFDKYRLLRDHAPVYRNDKYNFWALSRYEDVAPAMKDHQTYSSAHGVTLDHYIDPNALIPRDVIIMMDPPQHTRMRSLVNKVFTPRAIAKLEGTIRDIITGFAAQVDPKSFDAVEEFSALFPVEIITTMLGVPPEGRQQIRHWVDGLLEREPGTALSTQASRDAAVTMWGYYYELVQHKRLHPGDDMISRLTEVEVEREDGTATRLSDFEISAFASLLGGAGAETVAKLIGSAVVLFAKHPDQWRLLREDRSLLPSAFEELLRYEGPSQYNIRWSNVDVELHGVTIPKDSAVMLINGSATRDERAFEDPDRFDITRPPSGHNLGFGYGIHSCLGAALARMEGRIALDVLLDLIPEYEVDPAGLERVKMPNVFGWKHVPVRAG; this is translated from the coding sequence ATGGTGACGCTGGCGGAGAGCATCGAGTTCGACCCGTTCTCGGACGAGTTCTTCAACGACCCGTTCGACAAGTACCGGCTGCTGCGGGATCACGCGCCGGTGTACCGCAACGATAAGTACAACTTCTGGGCGTTGTCGCGGTACGAGGACGTGGCCCCGGCGATGAAGGACCACCAGACGTACTCGTCGGCGCACGGCGTGACACTGGACCACTACATCGATCCGAACGCGCTGATCCCGCGCGACGTGATCATCATGATGGATCCGCCCCAGCACACCCGGATGCGCTCACTGGTCAACAAGGTGTTCACGCCGCGGGCGATCGCCAAGCTGGAGGGCACGATCCGCGACATCATCACCGGGTTCGCGGCGCAGGTCGATCCGAAGTCGTTCGACGCGGTGGAGGAGTTCTCGGCGCTGTTCCCCGTCGAGATCATCACCACGATGCTCGGGGTGCCGCCGGAGGGCCGCCAGCAGATCCGGCACTGGGTGGACGGGCTGCTGGAGCGCGAGCCGGGTACCGCTTTGAGCACCCAGGCCAGTCGCGACGCGGCGGTCACGATGTGGGGCTACTACTACGAGTTGGTGCAGCACAAGCGGCTCCACCCGGGTGACGACATGATCAGCCGGCTGACCGAGGTGGAGGTCGAGCGCGAGGACGGCACCGCGACCCGGCTCAGCGACTTCGAGATCTCGGCGTTCGCCTCGCTTCTGGGCGGTGCGGGCGCGGAGACGGTCGCGAAGCTGATCGGCAGCGCGGTGGTGCTGTTCGCCAAGCACCCGGATCAGTGGCGGCTGCTGCGCGAGGACCGCAGCCTGCTGCCGTCGGCGTTCGAGGAACTGCTCCGCTACGAGGGCCCGTCGCAGTACAACATCCGGTGGAGCAACGTCGACGTCGAACTGCACGGGGTGACGATCCCGAAAGACAGTGCGGTGATGCTGATCAACGGGTCGGCGACCCGCGACGAGCGCGCGTTCGAGGATCCCGACCGGTTCGACATCACGCGTCCGCCGTCGGGCCACAACCTGGGCTTCGGCTACGGCATCCACAGCTGCCTGGGTGCGGCCCTGGCGCGAATGGAGGGCCGCATCGCGCTGGACGTCCTGCTGGACCTGATCCCGGAGTACGAGGTCGACCCCGCCGGGCTGGAGCGGGTGAAGATGCCGAACGTGTTCGGCTGGAAGCATGTGCCGGTGCGCGCCGGTTAG
- the ligD gene encoding non-homologous end-joining DNA ligase, which produces MPTPAEEIDVDGVKVRLTNRDKVFWPKLGKDGTKGKLFDYYLSVAEPMVALLRDRPVHLQRFPDGIEGEEIYQKRVPQKHPDYLETCTVTFPSGRTADALKITHPSAIAWAVQMGTVTLHPWQVRCPDTEHPDELRIDLDPQPGTAFKEARHVAVDILKPLLDELGLVGYPKTSGGRGIHVFLRIKPDWDFIAVRRAGIALAREVERRDPDAVTTSWWKEERGQRIFIDYNQNARDRTFASAYSARKTPIATVSMPLTWDELRDADPDDYTIRTVPDIVANRDDPWADIDGKPQSLDKLLEMYKADEEERGLGDLPYPPNYPKMPGEPPRVQPSKKVAEHWDEHGNPVK; this is translated from the coding sequence ATGCCCACCCCCGCAGAGGAAATCGACGTCGACGGCGTCAAGGTCAGGCTGACCAACCGAGACAAGGTGTTCTGGCCGAAACTCGGCAAGGACGGCACTAAAGGCAAGCTCTTCGACTACTACCTGTCGGTGGCCGAGCCGATGGTCGCGCTGCTGCGCGACCGCCCCGTGCACCTGCAGCGGTTCCCCGACGGCATCGAGGGTGAGGAGATCTACCAGAAACGGGTGCCGCAGAAGCACCCCGACTACCTCGAAACCTGCACCGTCACTTTCCCGTCCGGCCGCACCGCCGACGCCCTCAAGATCACCCACCCGTCGGCGATCGCTTGGGCCGTCCAGATGGGCACCGTCACCCTGCACCCGTGGCAGGTGCGCTGCCCCGACACCGAGCACCCCGACGAACTGCGCATCGACCTCGACCCGCAGCCCGGCACCGCCTTCAAGGAGGCCCGCCACGTCGCCGTCGACATCCTCAAACCCCTGCTCGACGAACTCGGGCTCGTCGGGTACCCGAAGACCTCCGGCGGCCGCGGTATCCACGTCTTCCTGCGCATCAAGCCCGACTGGGACTTCATCGCCGTGCGCCGCGCCGGCATCGCGCTGGCCCGAGAAGTGGAACGCCGCGACCCCGACGCCGTCACCACCTCCTGGTGGAAGGAGGAACGCGGCCAACGCATCTTCATCGACTACAACCAGAACGCCCGCGACCGCACCTTCGCCTCGGCCTACTCCGCCCGCAAGACCCCGATCGCCACCGTCTCCATGCCGCTGACGTGGGACGAGCTGCGCGACGCCGACCCCGACGACTACACCATCCGGACGGTCCCCGACATCGTCGCCAACCGAGACGACCCGTGGGCCGACATCGACGGGAAGCCGCAGAGCCTCGACAAGCTACTCGAGATGTACAAGGCCGACGAGGAGGAACGCGGCCTCGGCGACCTGCCGTACCCGCCGAACTATCCGAAGATGCCCGGCGAACCGCCGCGTGTGCAGCCCAGCAAGAAGGTCGCCGAACACTGGGACGAGCACGGCAACCCGGTCAAGTAG
- a CDS encoding HNH endonuclease signature motif containing protein, translated as MGFERLSDQLAVAEDAVAALVAEPLDGLSTNELLQLTAEWEQFTRASAMVGHRLVAQLGRVPVVELGEPTVAKTLVTLLRVSPGEARRRVKDAAVLVERAAITGEVLAPVWQRAAALVARGVLGAGHVAVLHRFFDHQCPRSVPFDVREEAEKQLAELGATLNPSQLGKAAERLGQYLDQDGEFSEPVEQKCWLRLGRQRSDGTSTISGVISARMRVFLEAGLAIYDRVHANQPDTVEPIPALGPDRAQQPPADVEPADDPELDLDPEPEPEPEPSVEVVDTRSAGQRRHDAVLAMLRDLLALRPRGVVNGFPATVVVTATLQDLTAGAGVAVSAGGTVLPMGELIAMAAQAHPYLAVFDKHTNEPLYLGRARRCASTSQRLMLFAMERGCTKPGCTVPAYYTQVHHAVADWAADGQTDITDLTLACGPDNRIVGPGGYRTRKRKDGRTEWLPPPQLDTGQARVNNYHHPERYLIPDEHTDTDASGDGDGDDCCNPPGDNDRDAS; from the coding sequence GTGGGGTTCGAACGTTTGAGCGATCAGCTGGCGGTGGCCGAGGATGCCGTTGCCGCGTTGGTCGCCGAGCCTCTCGACGGTCTGAGTACGAATGAACTTCTGCAACTGACCGCGGAGTGGGAGCAGTTCACGCGCGCGTCGGCGATGGTGGGGCATCGGTTGGTGGCGCAGTTGGGGCGGGTGCCGGTGGTGGAGTTGGGGGAGCCCACTGTTGCTAAGACGTTGGTGACGTTGTTGCGGGTTTCGCCGGGTGAGGCGCGGCGGCGGGTCAAGGATGCCGCGGTGTTGGTGGAGCGGGCGGCGATCACTGGTGAGGTGTTGGCGCCGGTGTGGCAGCGTGCCGCGGCGTTGGTGGCTCGTGGGGTGTTGGGTGCGGGTCATGTCGCGGTGTTGCACCGGTTTTTCGATCATCAGTGTCCGCGTTCGGTGCCGTTCGATGTGCGTGAGGAGGCCGAAAAGCAGCTCGCCGAACTGGGTGCGACCTTGAATCCCAGTCAGTTGGGTAAGGCTGCTGAGCGGTTGGGTCAGTATCTGGATCAGGACGGGGAGTTCAGCGAGCCGGTTGAGCAGAAGTGCTGGTTGCGGTTGGGTCGGCAGCGCAGTGATGGCACCAGCACGATCAGCGGGGTGATCAGTGCCCGGATGCGGGTGTTTCTGGAGGCCGGGCTGGCGATCTATGACCGGGTGCACGCCAACCAGCCCGATACCGTGGAGCCGATCCCGGCCCTGGGCCCTGATCGGGCACAGCAGCCGCCCGCTGATGTCGAACCTGCCGACGACCCCGAGTTGGACCTCGACCCCGAGCCTGAGCCGGAACCCGAACCGTCGGTTGAGGTGGTGGATACCCGCAGTGCGGGGCAGCGGCGTCATGATGCGGTGCTGGCGATGCTGCGTGATTTGTTGGCGTTGCGTCCGCGTGGGGTGGTCAACGGGTTTCCGGCCACGGTGGTGGTTACCGCGACGTTGCAGGATCTGACCGCTGGGGCGGGGGTGGCGGTCAGTGCGGGTGGGACGGTGCTGCCGATGGGGGAGTTGATCGCGATGGCCGCGCAGGCGCACCCGTACTTAGCGGTGTTCGATAAGCACACCAACGAACCGCTGTACCTGGGTCGGGCCAGACGGTGTGCGAGTACGTCGCAGCGGTTGATGTTGTTTGCGATGGAGCGTGGCTGCACCAAACCGGGTTGCACTGTGCCGGCGTATTACACGCAGGTTCATCACGCGGTCGCCGACTGGGCCGCTGACGGGCAAACCGATATCACCGATCTGACGTTGGCGTGTGGGCCGGACAACCGGATCGTCGGACCCGGCGGGTATCGGACCCGTAAACGCAAGGATGGGCGCACCGAGTGGTTACCGCCCCCACAGCTGGATACCGGGCAGGCCCGGGTCAACAACTACCACCATCCCGAGCGCTACCTCATCCCCGACGAACACACCGACACCGATGCAAGCGGTGACGGGGACGGGGACGACTGTTGCAACCCACCCGGCGACAACGACCGCGACGCCAGCTGA
- a CDS encoding DUF1801 domain-containing protein, protein MTDTPKLLSGGNPQIPKGEGDGPVQAYIAAMPGWKRDVGRRLDRLIVETVPDVFKAVKWNQPFYGSPDHVWFTSFRCFTRYVQVTFFDGVDLDPVPPKASKHPRVRYFEIREDDDLDEDLMRSWIDQASRLPGEKI, encoded by the coding sequence ATGACGGACACGCCAAAGCTGCTATCCGGCGGCAACCCCCAGATCCCGAAGGGCGAGGGCGACGGACCGGTGCAGGCCTACATCGCCGCGATGCCGGGCTGGAAGCGTGACGTCGGCCGCCGTCTCGACAGGCTCATCGTCGAGACGGTGCCCGACGTGTTCAAGGCCGTGAAGTGGAACCAGCCGTTCTACGGCAGCCCGGACCACGTGTGGTTCACCTCGTTTCGGTGCTTCACCCGCTACGTGCAGGTGACCTTCTTCGACGGGGTGGACCTCGATCCGGTGCCACCGAAGGCCTCCAAGCACCCCCGGGTGCGGTACTTCGAGATCCGCGAGGACGACGACCTCGACGAGGACCTGATGCGCTCCTGGATCGACCAGGCCAGCCGACTGCCCGGGGAGAAGATCTGA
- a CDS encoding ATP-dependent DNA ligase, producing the protein MGGMDLPVLPPLEPMLAKAQTRVPPEAGVWSYEPKWDGFRALVFRDHDEVVLLSRSGKDLGRYFPEVTEAVRDELAPRCVLDGEIVVPREIDGRTRLDWESLSQRIHPAASRIKLLSEETPAHFIGFDALALGDRSLLKEPFRTRRDALKDAVSEKQWCHVTRTTENPDLGAQWLEEFEGAGLDGVIAKRLDGPYLPGKREMVKVKHARDADCVAMGYRIHKSGEGIGSILLGLYRGDELYMVGGATSFTAKDRVKLLTELEPLRIGDEMRDGDPSRWNSAADKRWVPIRPEKVCEVAYDQMEGNRGAQRFRHAVKFRRWRPDRDPRSCTFDQLDVPLHYDLNDVLES; encoded by the coding sequence ATGGGCGGGATGGACCTCCCGGTGCTCCCGCCGCTCGAACCGATGCTGGCCAAGGCGCAGACCAGGGTGCCGCCCGAGGCCGGGGTGTGGTCCTACGAGCCCAAATGGGACGGCTTTCGTGCCCTGGTGTTCCGCGACCACGACGAGGTCGTGCTGCTGTCGCGCAGCGGCAAAGACCTCGGTCGCTACTTCCCGGAGGTCACCGAGGCCGTCCGCGACGAACTCGCACCCCGCTGCGTGCTCGACGGCGAGATCGTCGTCCCCCGCGAGATCGACGGCCGCACCCGGCTGGACTGGGAGTCGCTGAGCCAGCGCATCCACCCCGCCGCCAGTCGCATCAAGCTGCTGTCCGAGGAGACCCCCGCCCACTTCATCGGCTTCGACGCCCTGGCCCTCGGCGACCGCTCGCTGCTCAAGGAACCGTTCCGGACACGACGCGACGCGCTCAAAGACGCCGTCAGCGAGAAACAGTGGTGCCACGTCACCCGCACCACCGAAAACCCGGACCTCGGCGCGCAGTGGCTCGAGGAGTTCGAGGGCGCCGGCCTCGACGGCGTCATCGCCAAACGCCTCGACGGCCCCTACCTCCCCGGTAAACGGGAGATGGTCAAGGTCAAGCACGCCCGCGATGCCGACTGCGTGGCCATGGGCTACCGCATCCACAAGAGTGGCGAGGGCATCGGCTCGATTCTGCTCGGCCTCTACCGCGGCGACGAACTCTACATGGTCGGCGGCGCAACCTCTTTCACCGCCAAGGACCGCGTCAAACTCCTCACCGAACTCGAGCCCCTGCGCATCGGCGACGAGATGCGCGACGGCGACCCCAGCCGCTGGAACTCCGCCGCCGACAAACGGTGGGTACCCATCCGCCCGGAGAAGGTCTGCGAGGTCGCCTACGACCAGATGGAAGGCAACCGCGGCGCTCAACGCTTCCGCCACGCCGTGAAGTTCCGCCGCTGGCGCCCCGACCGCGACCCCCGCAGCTGCACCTTCGACCAGCTCGACGTCCCGCTGCACTACGACCTCAACGACGTCCTGGAGTCCTGA
- a CDS encoding glyoxalase — translation MTHIESVTLETPEPETLAAFTRAVAPDLPIRVRTGDAPTSGFRGFTLSLVVPQPSDVDAVIDTALHAGGTPVQPPRKSLWGYGGSVSGPDGSIWTVASSGKKDRQFVLQIGVSDVAASKAFYVDRGLPVAKSFGRKYVQFANGDSPITLALLKRRALAKNARVSPDGDGAHRIVINSPAGDFTDPDGFVWAAA, via the coding sequence ATGACACACATCGAATCCGTAACCCTCGAGACACCCGAACCCGAAACCCTGGCGGCCTTCACCCGGGCCGTCGCCCCGGACCTGCCGATCCGTGTCCGCACCGGCGACGCGCCGACCAGCGGTTTCCGCGGGTTCACGCTGTCACTGGTGGTGCCGCAACCGTCCGACGTCGACGCGGTCATCGACACAGCGCTTCACGCCGGAGGGACACCGGTTCAGCCCCCCAGGAAGTCGCTGTGGGGTTACGGTGGCAGCGTGAGCGGACCCGACGGCTCGATCTGGACGGTGGCGTCCTCAGGCAAGAAAGACAGGCAGTTCGTCCTGCAGATCGGTGTGTCCGACGTCGCGGCCAGCAAGGCCTTCTATGTCGACCGCGGCCTTCCGGTCGCGAAGAGCTTCGGCCGCAAGTACGTTCAGTTCGCCAACGGCGACAGCCCGATCACCCTCGCGCTGCTCAAGCGACGCGCCCTGGCCAAGAACGCCAGGGTCTCCCCTGACGGCGACGGCGCCCACCGCATCGTCATCAACAGTCCGGCAGGGGATTTCACCGATCCGGACGGTTTCGTCTGGGCGGCCGCCTGA
- a CDS encoding TetR/AcrR family transcriptional regulator, translating to MSSARPSQARTRLARAAVIDAARTLFLERGYGATTIEAISAASDVPPATVYRLFSSKRGILKAILDVSIAGDDEPVAVSDRPQVQAAVADADPRGQVAGFVATAADINARSAPVYRILVGAASSDPDAAALLEELNQQRRSGQGQLARALAQRGALRTDLRQRDAVDIIYTLMSPEVYRLLVVDRKWTPQRYQRWLTETLSASLLA from the coding sequence GTGAGTTCGGCAAGGCCCAGTCAGGCGCGGACCCGGCTGGCCCGCGCGGCGGTCATCGATGCCGCGCGGACGCTGTTTCTGGAGCGGGGCTACGGCGCGACGACGATCGAGGCCATCAGCGCCGCCTCGGATGTGCCGCCGGCGACCGTGTACCGGCTGTTCTCCTCGAAGCGGGGGATTCTCAAGGCGATTCTCGACGTGTCGATCGCGGGTGACGACGAACCCGTCGCAGTGTCCGACCGGCCGCAAGTGCAGGCTGCGGTCGCCGACGCCGATCCGCGGGGGCAGGTGGCCGGCTTCGTCGCGACCGCGGCGGACATCAACGCGCGCAGCGCACCGGTGTACCGGATTCTGGTCGGCGCGGCCAGCTCGGATCCCGACGCTGCCGCGCTGCTCGAGGAGTTGAACCAGCAGCGACGGTCCGGTCAGGGGCAGCTGGCGCGGGCCCTGGCGCAGCGCGGCGCGCTGCGGACCGATCTGCGTCAGCGCGACGCCGTCGACATCATCTACACGCTGATGTCCCCAGAGGTGTACCGGCTGCTCGTCGTGGACCGGAAGTGGACGCCGCAGCGATATCAGCGGTGGTTGACCGAGACGTTGAGCGCGTCACTGCTGGCGTAG
- a CDS encoding NAD(P)H-dependent amine dehydrogenase family protein, whose protein sequence is MSYTVVHAGTGITGREALRGLIDDPDIELAGVLVSSPDKVGKDAGSLCGRPDTGVLAHDDFDAVLRQRPDCFCYCSTAVGREEDAYQEIARLLRAGINVVTISTIPMVYPPAAPEKWRQLLESACREGNSTFYASGCEPGIVSLNLPVALMAGAGQVDSYRMDEYAIDLDLVYPIWEVLHESMGFGKPDGHVPARIASGKVRDDWESVVRYTADALGVTLDEVALDWETLLAPEDLTTALGPLPKGTICGHRWRLAGMRGGEAAVAVQYFATVSSTPWPDSWPKPEGGAGMVHRIEGRPSMRLHMSFQPGPGERAMPSLAFTGQAIVNAIPHVVDSPAGLLEPVLGRSVVTRQARR, encoded by the coding sequence ATGTCGTACACCGTGGTCCACGCCGGCACCGGCATCACCGGGCGTGAGGCGCTGCGCGGGCTCATCGACGACCCGGATATCGAGCTGGCCGGTGTCCTGGTGTCCTCACCGGACAAGGTCGGCAAGGACGCCGGCAGCCTGTGCGGCCGCCCCGACACCGGTGTGCTGGCCCACGACGACTTCGACGCGGTGCTGCGCCAGCGGCCCGACTGCTTCTGCTACTGCTCGACCGCCGTCGGCCGCGAGGAGGACGCCTACCAGGAGATCGCCCGGCTGCTGCGGGCCGGGATCAACGTCGTCACCATCTCCACCATCCCGATGGTGTACCCGCCCGCCGCGCCGGAGAAATGGCGCCAACTCCTCGAATCGGCCTGCCGCGAAGGCAATTCCACGTTCTACGCGTCGGGCTGCGAGCCGGGCATCGTCAGCCTCAACCTGCCGGTCGCGCTGATGGCCGGTGCCGGTCAGGTCGACAGCTACCGGATGGACGAGTACGCGATCGACCTCGATCTCGTCTACCCGATCTGGGAGGTGCTGCACGAGTCGATGGGCTTCGGCAAGCCCGACGGCCACGTCCCCGCCCGGATTGCCTCCGGGAAGGTGCGCGACGACTGGGAGTCCGTCGTCCGCTACACCGCCGACGCGCTGGGCGTCACGCTCGACGAGGTCGCCCTCGACTGGGAGACGCTGCTGGCGCCCGAGGATCTGACCACCGCGCTCGGACCGCTGCCGAAGGGCACGATTTGCGGCCACCGCTGGCGGCTCGCCGGGATGCGCGGTGGCGAAGCCGCCGTCGCCGTGCAGTACTTCGCCACGGTCTCGTCGACGCCGTGGCCGGACAGCTGGCCCAAACCCGAGGGCGGCGCCGGAATGGTGCACCGCATCGAGGGCCGGCCCAGCATGCGACTGCACATGTCGTTCCAGCCCGGGCCGGGCGAGCGCGCCATGCCCTCGCTGGCCTTCACCGGTCAGGCCATCGTGAACGCGATCCCGCACGTCGTCGACAGCCCGGCCGGTCTGCTGGAGCCCGTGCTGGGCCGCTCGGTGGTCACCCGCCA